One window of Gloeothece citriformis PCC 7424 genomic DNA carries:
- a CDS encoding NUDIX domain-containing protein, giving the protein MTYRNPTPTVDIIIELIDQPHRPIILIERKNTPYGWAIPGGFVDYGEAVETAALREAKEETSLDVELIEQFQVYSDPQRDPRQHTLSVVFIATATGKPQAADDAKSIAVFHLWEIPSNLCFDHDKILSDYRTYRNYNIRPRLAY; this is encoded by the coding sequence ATGACCTATCGAAATCCTACTCCCACAGTAGATATTATCATCGAACTGATCGATCAACCCCATCGACCGATTATTTTAATTGAGAGGAAAAATACCCCCTATGGTTGGGCAATTCCGGGCGGATTTGTCGATTATGGGGAAGCGGTAGAAACCGCAGCCCTACGAGAAGCTAAAGAAGAAACTAGCTTAGATGTGGAATTAATCGAGCAATTTCAAGTCTATTCTGATCCTCAACGAGATCCTCGTCAACATACCTTAAGTGTCGTCTTTATCGCCACCGCAACCGGTAAACCCCAAGCCGCAGATGATGCGAAATCGATCGCCGTCTTTCATTTATGGGAAATTCCCTCTAATTTATGCTTCGATCATGACAAAATTTTAAGTGATTATCGAACCTATCGAAATTATAATATTCGTCCTCGTTTAGCGTATTAA